A window from Drosophila kikkawai strain 14028-0561.14 chromosome 2L, DkikHiC1v2, whole genome shotgun sequence encodes these proteins:
- the Nbr gene encoding exonuclease mut-7 homolog, translated as MARKNHNSHMLSAIPGGMESDEEELEVLMQCLKIKRLADITTGAGINGRNFDATLDAEAEEFFKVFREKWNMYSKNKSPHLRQEFGKALMSHPEPALLLALKIFANCPDSSNVKPKSLSHFVLDTVCKLHEEYPELIGEEGCDPNTSMIAFNFVKMSGLLSLNNAVIHAYSLRHIRELLLPHLRELLEAGHVKEVTQWAISLQLTHEFDMMELAFPLIAVEKLPLAEEYLDHATEQRLPFVKFLDSLLHKEKPVIQLCEDLLGRYKNLKISHNVLSYRPISKIVARLAKKYSFDDAVTPNYKFTKTCSYLHYLYREYEKARINLASFRELVSVHAYDYALRKDFVSYLAAAQAHSEAIYWYRQFKLNPNDCPLEIKSQVSRNGFTEAANRESDGGSEASGCDMYLTMDLPDECLNIVDTAAQFERMLFHLQKEHIIYLDSEWMQNVCGDSPLCLLQIATGHNVYLIDCLARENIRSEHWRSLGANIFNNVNILKVGFSMVSDLSVLQRSLPLQLRLQMPHHYLDLRNLWLELKKQRYGVELPYGNVNRAGDALTDLSLVCLGKKLNKSNQCSNWANRPLRREQILYAAIDARCLLLIYNTLLARVSFINVAIEKSIASNNFLRRGANVK; from the exons ATGGCACGCAAGAACCACAATTCCCACATGTTAAGCGCCATACCCGGCGGCATGGAGTCAGACGAGGAGGAACTGGAGGTCCTGATGCAGTGCCTGAAGATCAAGCGCTTGGCAGATATCACAACAGGTGCCGGGATCAATGGTCGGAATTTCGACGCCACACTGGACGCCGAGGCGGAGGAGTTCTTCAAAGTGTTCCGCGAGAAGTGGAACATGTACAGCAAGAATAAGTCGCCGCATTTGCGCCAGGAGTTTGGCAAGGCGCTGATGAGCCACCCGGAGCCGGCCCTGCTGTTGGCTCTCAAGATATTCGCCAATTGTCCCGACAGCAGCAATGTGAAACCGAAGAGCTTGTCGCATTTCGTGCTGGACACGGTGTGCAAGCTACATGAGGAGTACCCGGAGCTTATCGGCGAGGAGGGCTGTGATCCGAACACCAGTATGATTGCCTTTAACTTTGTGAAGATGTCGGGCCTGCTGAGCCTCAACAACGCTGTGATCCATGCCTACAGCCTGCGACACATACGGGAGCTGTTGCTGCCCCATTTGCGCGAACTGCTGGAGGCGGGGCACGTCAAGGAGGTAACTCAGTGGGCCATAAGCTTGCAGCTGACGCACGAGTTCGACATGATGGAGCTGGCCTTTCCACTTATAGCGGTGGAGAAGCTTCCGCTGGCCGAGGAGTACCTGGACCATGCCACCGAGCAGCGGCTGCCGTTTGTCAAGTTTCTCGACTCGCTGCTCCACAAGGAGAAGCCGGTGATCCAGCTCTGCGAGGATCTCCTGGGGCGCTACAAGAATCTGAAGATCTCACACAACGTGCTCAGCTATCGGCCCATTTCTAAGATTGTGGCGCGGCTGGCCAAGAAGTACAGCTTTGACGACGCCGTCACCCCCAACTACAAATTCACGAAGACGTGCAGCTACCTTCATTACCTCTACCGCGAGTACGAGAAGGCACGCATCAATCTGGCCAGTTTTCGCGAGCTAGTGAGCGTCCACGCTTACGACTATGCCCTGCGCAAGGACTTTGTTAGCTATTTGGCCGCCGCACAGGCCCATTCAGAAGCTATCTATTGGTATAGGCAGTTCAAGCTGAACCCCAACGATTGCCCGCTGGAGATCAAGTCGCAGGTGTCGCGGAATGGTTTTACGGAGGCGGCAAATCGAGAGTCTGATGGCGGCAGCGAGGCCAGTGGCTGTGATATGTACCTGACCATGGACCTGCCGGACGAGTGCCTGAACATTGTGGACACGGCGGCGCAGTTTGAGCGTATGTTGTTCCACCTGCAGAAGGAGCACATCATTTATCTGGACTCGGAGTGGATGCAAAACGTGTGCGGTGACAGCCCGCTGTGCCTGCTGCAGATCGCCACCGGGCACAATGTCTACCTGATCGACTGTCTGGCTCGGGAAAATATCCGTTCGGAGCACTGGCGCTCGCTGGGCGCCAATATATTCAATAACGTCAATATCCTGAAGGTGGGCTTCTCCATGGTGAGTGATCTCAGTGTCCTGCAGCGGTCCCTGCCGCTGCAGCTGCGCCTGCAAATGCCACACCATTACTTGGACCTGCGCAATCTGTGGCTGGAGCTGAAAAAGCAGCGCTACGGGGTGGAGCTGCCCTACGGCAATGTCAACCGGGCTGGCGATGCCCTCACCGATCTCTCACTGGTGTGCCTTGGCAAGAAACTGAACAAGTCGAATCAGTGTTCAAACTGGGCCAATCGACCGCTGCGTCGCGAGCAGATTCTTTATGCAG CCATCGATGCCCGATGCCTGCTGCTGATCTATAATACACTCCTGGCGCGTGTGTCCTTCATCAATGTGGCCATTGAGAAGAGCATTGCCAGCAACAATTTTCTGAGACGCGGCGCCAACGTCAAGTGA
- the Noc2 gene encoding nucleolar complex protein 2, translating to MKLKKVKTLGKAAPGISKKKPQKDAIKKAVAKKAGKAPETKAIAKKSKQTAAPAKNIKPAKKGAKKSHKAELEGLKDIDPEFYDFLKKNDKKLLDFNLSDSEEEDEDEEEGKSKSAAAEGSDDDEENEEKYHKPSDDLAVASDESDFEDEEEDEASTGGTQKITLNLLRQWEQQLGQDNVSIDIVRKVIQAFNSALASISADGADGGENQPNAAAFKVVGAAAFNGVIQLCVLHLQPAIIRVLGVKPNSSLPLHKHKKWVKVRGCLRYYLTDLIRLVEQVSSANILGVLLKHLHQMAGMVVPFTALGKTILKRLIVLWATGDETVRVLAFLCILKITRKQQATMLNHVLKAMYLAYVRNSKFVSPNTLPGINFMRRSLVEMFALDLNVSYQHAFLYIRQLAIHLRNAVILKKKDSFQAVYNWQFINSLRLWADLLGASANKPQLQPLVYPLVTIATGVIRLIPTAQYFPLRFHCLQTLISLSKETNTYVPVLPLIVEVLKSNTFNRKHTAVSMKPLQFTCVLRLNKAQLAENGFRDEVIEQVCGLLLEYLAHESTSLAFSDLVVPTVMAIKAYLKDCRNANYSRKLKQLLEKVQESGRFIEQQRSKSSVNFDIKDAKAVAAWEQQLRLKRTPLDIYYASWLKTHETKKRRQAAQTDEINADYDVPKLKKLPAKKGVPVRNEKGEVELFPSDSEDEGDDGLPIGSDDEDEEEELEVEVEQPKSKKAKKEKPEKQKSQPAEEAAAGDDYDEAGGAVDIVKDLDLNDW from the exons ATGAAGTTGAAAAAGGTTAAAACTTTGGGCAAAGCCGCGCCGGGAATCAGCAAAAAGAAGCCGCAGAAGGATGCAATTAAAAAGGCGGTGGCCAAGAAGGCCGGAAAAGCTCCCGAAACCAAGGCGATAGCCAAGAAATCCAAGCAAACAGCAGCCCCGGCTAAGAATATCAAGCCCGCGAAGAAAGGAGCAAAGAAAAGCCACAAGGCGGAGCTGGAGGGACTGAAGGACATTGATCCGGAGTTCTACGATTTCCTCAAGAAGAACGACAAGAAGCTGCTGGACTTTAATCTGTCAGACAGCGAGGAAgaggacgaggatgaggaggaagGAAAGAGCAAGTCGGCGGCTGCTGAAGGAAGCGATGACGACgaggagaacgaggaaaaGTATCACAAGCCCAGCGACGATTTGGCCGTGGCCAGTGATGAGAGCGACTttgaggacgaggaggaggatgaggccAGCACAGGCGGTACCCAAAAGATCACCCTCAACCTGCTGCGCCAGTGGGAACAGCAATTGGGCCAAGACAACGTCTCCATCGACATTGTGCGCAAGGTGATCCAAGCTTTTAACTCGGCCCTAGCTAGCATCTCGGCAGACGGGGCCGATGGCGGGGAGAATCAACCCAATGCTGCAGCCTTTAAAGTCGTGGGTGCGGCTGCATTCAATGGAGTTATCCAGCTGTGCGTGCTTCATCTACAGCCGGCCATCATTCGAGTGCTGGGCGTGAAACCCAACAGCAGCCTGCCGCTGCACAAGCACAAGAAGTGGGTCAAAGTGCGCGGCTGCCTGCGCTACTATCTCACGGATCTGATCCGCCTGGTGGAGCAGGTGTCGAGTGCCAATATCCTGGGCGTGCTACTCAAGCATCTACATCAAATGGCTGGCATGGTGGTGCCCTTTACGGCGCTCGGCAAGACCATCCTCAAGCGCCTAATCGTGCTTTGGGCAACGGGCGATGAAACCGTGCGAGTGCTTGCCTTTCTTTGCATCCTGAAGATAACCAGGAAGCAGCAG GCCACCATGCTAAACCATGTTTTGAAGGCCATGTATCTGGCCTATGTGAGGAACTCAAAGTTCGTGTCGCCAAACACGCTGCCCGGGATTAACTTCATGCGTCGCTCGCTGGTGGAGATGTTCGCCTTGGACCTGAACGTCAGCTACCAGCACGCCTTTCTCTACATCCGACAGTTGGCCATTCATTTACGAAATGCCGTGATCCTCAAGAAGAAGGACAGCTTCCAGGCGGTGTACAACTGGCAGTTCATCAACTCGCTGCGTCTGTGGGCGGATCTCCTGGGCGCGAGTGCCAACAAGCCGCAATTGCAGCCTTTGGTCTATCCCCTGGTAACCATTGCCACCGGTGTGATTCGTCTGATACCCACCGCTCAGTACTTCCCGCTGCGCTTCCATTGTCTCCAGACGCTCATTTCCCTTTCCAAGGAGACGAACACATATGTGCCTGTGCTGCCGCTAATAGTGGAAGTCCTCAAGAGCAACACATTCAATCGCAAGCACACGGCTGTGTCCATGAAACCTCTGCAGTTCACCTGTGTCCTCCGCCTGAACAAAGCTCAGCTGGCGGAGAACGGTTTCCGGGATGAGGTGATCGAGCAGGTGTGCGGCCTTTTACTGGAGTACCTCGCCCACGAGTCCACCTCGCTGGCCTTTAGCGATCTGGTGGTGCCCACCGTGATGGCCATTAAGGCGTACCTGAAGGATTGCCGCAATGCCAACTATTCGCGCAAGCTAAAGCAACTGCTGGAAAAGGTCCAGGAGAGTGGTCGCTTCATTGAGCAGCAGCGCAGCAAGAGCAGCGTTAACTTTGACATCAAGGACGCCAAGGCGGTGGCCGCCTGggagcagcagctccgccTGAAACGCACTCCCCTAGACATCTACTACGCCAGCTGGCTGAAGACGCACGAGACTAAGAAGCGCCGGCAGGCAGCGCAAACGGATGAGATCAATGCGGACTACGATGTGCCCAAGCTAAAGAAGCTACCCGCTAAGAAGGGTGTGCCGGTGCGCAATGAGAAGGGCGAGGTGGAGCTGTTCCCCTCAGACTCTGAGGATGAGGGCGATGATGGTCTGCCTATCGGTTCGGATGATgaagatgaggaggaggaactgGAAGTAGAGGTGGAGCAGCCAAAATCCAAGAAGGCTAAGAAGGAGAAGCCAGAGAAGCAGAAATCCCAGCCAGCTGAGGAGGCGGCTGCCGGTGATGATTACGACGAGGCCGGTGGAGCCGTAGATATAGTTAAGGACTTGGACTTAAACGATTGGTAG
- the LOC108081402 gene encoding NADH dehydrogenase [ubiquinone] 1 alpha subcomplex assembly factor 2: MANKPTRDVLGIIFQNFWKSLKPRQFRGNYIGEDYFGNKYFEIPANPSIGKRKPSRWFEPADKDAFDQELTAEWEAWLRGRREEPPTREELVKNLQIMDMKKRNAAELEATYAKGKDDKALPKQVEGPTIGTFPKYKEYEFIPGKEPPEK, from the coding sequence atgGCCAACAAGCCGACACGCGATGTGCTCGGCATTATCTTCCAGAACTTTTGGAAGTCCCTGAAGCCGCGTCAGTTTCGCGGAAATTACATAGGCGAGGACTACTTCGGCAACAAATACTTTGAGATTCCCGCAAATCCTTCGATCGGCAAACGCAAGCCCTCGCGATGGTTTGAGCCGGCGGACAAGGATGCCTTCGATCAGGAGCTCACCGCTGAGTGGGAGGCGTGGCTGCGGGGTCGGCGCGAAGAGCCACCCACACGGGAGGAGCTGGTGAAGAACCTCCAGATCATGGACATGAAGAAGCGCAATGCCGCCGAACTAGAGGCCACCTACGCCAAGGGCAAGGACGACAAGGCATTGCCCAAGCAGGTGGAGGGGCCCACCATTGGCACCTTTCCAAAATACAAGGAGTACGAGTTTATTCCCGGCAAGGAACCGCCCGAGAAGTAA
- the LOC108081401 gene encoding 5'-3' exonuclease PLD3: MSERRGVHEIPGEYQPVPHQPSLGGEPTVSSSCCRRPNCNYQIRDGQKVCCCCGHGYIIPVFILFVLVLIVLLLPWETIHRNETANSPVPVDTPLPCQLELVESLPVGLNYSNYEGSHPRLRSTFEAWQLLLGRAKTSLDIAAPHWTLRGVDVNDSSTEPGDHLFQRLLANGDAGRPKLRLRIVLNRSQDSVWHADARILSNYGAADVVGINFLQSKLWLADGENFYLGSADMDWRSLTQRKELGVLGRNCPHMAQDLAKIFKSYWYLGSNEVPEYWPWIYHTQINQRRPLLLNINKNHTMRAYVATSPPGLSPTGRSLELDAIIGAIDRATEFVSISLIDYSPILRTGKKVEYWSYIDNALRKAALERSVAIKLLISWWKYSDPSEDYFLRSLQALNKMREEVDIEVRRFVVPTNDELEKISSGRVACNAYLVTDEIAFIGSGSWSGEHFMYSAGMGLLLQDMDSNNNSLRTDLLAIFQRDWFSPYAVPLKPNLRI; encoded by the exons ATGTCCGAGCGTCGAGGTGTGCACGAGATACCCGGGGAGTACCAGCCAGTGCCCCATCAGCCCAGCCTAGGAGGAGAACCAACTGTGTCCTCTTCGTGCTGCCGGCGTCCCAATTGCAACTATCAAATCCGGGATGGACAGAAggtttgctgttgctgcggcCACGGCTACATCATACCCGTGTTCATACTCTTCGTCCTGGTGCTGATTGTCCTGCTGTTGCCGTGGGAGACCATCCACCGAAACGAGACCGCAAACAGCCCCGTGCCCGTGGACACTCCGTTGCCATGCCAACTCGAGCTAGTGGAGAGCCTGCCTGTGGGTTTGAACTACAGCAACTATGAGGGTAGTCACCCCCGTCTGAGGAGCACCTTCGAGGCTTGGCAGCTGCTACTGGGCAGGGCAAAGACCTCGCTGGACATAGCCGCGCCCCACTGGACTCTGCGGGGCGTGGACGTCAACGACAGCAGCACTGAGCCCGGCGACCACCTCTTTCAGCGCTTGCTGGCCAACGGGGATGCTGGCAGGCCGAAACTGCGCCTGCGAATTGTGCTAAATCGTAGCCAGGACAGTGTATGGCATGCTGATGCCCGAATCCTGTCTAACTACGGAGCAGCGGATGTCGTGGGAATTAACTTCCTGCAATCGAAGCTATGGCTGGCGGACGGCGAGAACTTCTATCTTGGCAGCGCCGACATGGACTGGCGTTCGCTCACTCAGCGCAAGGAGCTCGGTGTGCTGGGCAGGAATTGTCCACATATGGCGCAGGACCTGGCCAAGATATTTAAGTCCTATTGGTACCTGGGAAGCAATGAGGTGCCTGAATACTGGCCCTGGATCTACCACACGCAAATCAACCAGCGTCGACCGCTCCTCCTGAACATAAACAAGAACCACACGATGCGTGCCTATGTGGCCACTTCCCCACCTGGACTATCGCCCACTGGCAGGAGCCTCGAGCTGGATGCCATCATAGGAGCTATCGACAGGGCCACCGAATTTGTATCCATTTCTTTGATAGATTACTCACCAATATTGAGAACCGGCAAGAAGGTGGAATATTGGTCCTACATCGACAATGCCCTGCGGAAGGCTGCTTTGGAGAGGAGTGTGGCCATCAAGCTGCTTATTTCCTGGTGGAAGTACTCGGATCCGAGCGAGGATTACTTCCTGAGATCTCTGCAAGCGCTTAACAAGATGCGGGAGGAGGTGGACATAGAAGTG CGCCGCTTCGTGGTGCCCACCAACGATGAGCTGGAGAAGATCTCCAGCGGAAGGGTCGCCTGCAATGCGTACCTGGTAACCGATGAAATAGCATTTATAGGCTCTGGCAGCTGGTCGGGCGAGCATTTTATGTATTCAGCGGGAATGGGGCTTCTCCTGCAAGACATGGactccaacaacaacagcctgCGCACGGATTTGCTGGCCATTTTCCAGCGGGATTGGTTCAGCCCCTATGCTGTGCCCCTGAAACCGAATTTGCGAATTTGA